Within the Candidatus Poribacteria bacterium genome, the region ATATAGAGCTTGTCAAACGTTTTAATTCTGTCAAGCATGAGCAATACAAGTGGTGCAAAGCACTCAATCAACGTGCTGCTCATAATGCGATTTACTTTAACTTCCAAAATGCGGTCAGAAAATGGAAATCAGGGCAAAGCAAGTTTCCCAAGTTCAAGAAGCGTTCTAAAGGACAGCGTTTCCAAGCAGACGCAGGCAGAGGCACAACTATTATCGAAGGAC harbors:
- a CDS encoding helix-turn-helix domain-containing protein; its protein translation is MLKTHKIALDPNNVQATQFAQHCGYARVAYNHVLADFKEGLDNGEWHNHIELVKRFNSVKHEQYKWCKALNQRAAHNAIYFNFQNAVRKWKSGQSKFPKFKKRSKGQRFQADAGRGTTIIEG